One genomic window of Cellulophaga sp. Hel_I_12 includes the following:
- a CDS encoding toprim domain-containing protein: protein MKEKINCETARNFSVEKTLEKLGHFPKRTVEKEAWFLSPFRSETQASFKVSKTKNRWYDHGEGVGGNVIDLVCRILKCSIGEALAFLNDGVAKNTFREQRIFKDNDTGLGIVKVQDITHPALIQYLGSRGIPINTAKTFCKEVWYQHKENRFFAIGLQNHQGGWELRNKLFKNSSSPKSYTYLQNNNKQLIILEGMFDLLSLATLDDIQIKTSDIIVLNSIAFIKTIEPYLKAYESVLIYLDNDNAGRQSAKYLMDHHKHIMDQSHIYKNHNDLNDLLCHESG from the coding sequence ATGAAAGAAAAAATAAATTGTGAAACAGCCCGTAATTTTTCAGTGGAAAAAACACTGGAAAAATTAGGGCACTTTCCCAAAAGGACAGTGGAAAAAGAAGCTTGGTTTCTGAGTCCTTTCAGGTCAGAAACCCAAGCCTCTTTTAAAGTCTCTAAAACCAAGAACCGATGGTACGACCATGGTGAAGGTGTGGGCGGTAACGTGATAGACCTTGTATGTCGGATTCTAAAATGTTCCATAGGTGAAGCCTTGGCATTTTTAAACGATGGGGTCGCAAAAAACACATTTAGAGAGCAACGGATTTTTAAAGACAACGACACAGGACTTGGCATTGTTAAGGTTCAGGACATCACGCACCCTGCCCTCATTCAATATCTGGGTTCAAGGGGCATTCCGATAAACACTGCCAAGACCTTTTGCAAAGAGGTTTGGTACCAGCATAAGGAAAACCGATTTTTTGCCATTGGCTTACAGAACCATCAAGGTGGTTGGGAACTGAGGAACAAACTATTTAAAAACAGTAGCAGCCCAAAATCCTATACCTACCTCCAAAACAATAACAAACAACTCATCATTCTGGAGGGGATGTTTGATTTGTTATCACTGGCCACTTTAGATGACATCCAAATAAAAACTTCAGATATCATTGTTTTGAATTCCATAGCCTTCATAAAAACCATTGAACCATATTTAAAGGCCTATGAATCTGTCCTTATTTATCTGGATAATGATAATGCTGGAAGACAGTCTGCCAAGTATCTAATGGATCATCATAAGCATATCATGGATCAAAGCCATATCTATAAAAACCATAATGATTTAAACGATTTGTTGTGCCATGAAAGCGGATGA
- a CDS encoding DUF6730 family protein, whose amino-acid sequence MTKLEELTALLVNEMDDFKKGIEKLEKINEQLKDTKIKMDVSEYKTIIEAHQKQIYIHKNLIEGFENRFNAKINQAKIYPTWAVVVFIISLILLVIIVVYNFLK is encoded by the coding sequence ATGACAAAACTTGAAGAACTAACAGCCCTACTGGTCAATGAAATGGATGACTTTAAGAAGGGTATCGAGAAACTAGAAAAAATCAATGAACAATTAAAAGACACCAAAATCAAGATGGATGTTTCCGAATACAAAACAATTATTGAAGCACATCAAAAACAAATATACATACATAAGAACTTGATAGAAGGTTTTGAGAATCGCTTTAATGCTAAAATTAACCAAGCTAAAATTTATCCTACTTGGGCCGTTGTGGTATTTATAATTTCATTAATCCTTTTAGTAATTATTGTTGTATACAATTTTTTGAAGTAA
- a CDS encoding primase-helicase family protein: MKQIPYIRVGTSYYKLVKAPTIAGHFNEILVHWNMETIKQDHGKDHLSKIPKYDGFTCIPSHIEFKQEYLGFYNIYSPLGKVPKEGDVTLSLKFVKHIFGKHYELGLDYLQLLYLKPIQVLPILCLVSKERSTGKSTFLKWLKEIFENNLTYLTNDSFSSQFNADWANKLLICIDEVLFNKEELTERIKYLSTTNINKLEAKGKDKREVEFFGKFILCSNNEESFIKIDANETRFWVIKVPTLEVEQTNYLEKLVEEIPAFLYYLANRKLHSKHLTRMWFTAHQIKTNALVKLVQNNRNRVEKELASILMGVIEKFDLEAVDLCPMDALLALNRTRVKTDLTQLRRLLKNDWRLSNKDNSNSYQKFVIWTDGDINLIDAKGRYFTVEKSFLTENFDDLMTG; the protein is encoded by the coding sequence ATGAAACAGATACCTTATATACGTGTGGGCACGTCCTATTACAAACTCGTCAAGGCTCCGACCATAGCCGGTCACTTCAATGAAATTCTGGTGCATTGGAACATGGAGACCATCAAACAGGACCATGGTAAAGACCATTTGAGTAAAATCCCTAAATACGATGGCTTTACCTGTATTCCGAGCCATATAGAATTTAAACAGGAATATCTTGGGTTCTATAACATCTATTCCCCTTTGGGCAAAGTGCCCAAAGAGGGAGACGTTACCTTATCCCTAAAATTTGTAAAGCACATCTTTGGTAAACACTACGAACTTGGATTGGATTATCTGCAATTATTGTATCTAAAACCCATCCAAGTGCTACCAATATTATGTTTGGTGTCCAAGGAACGCTCCACAGGGAAAAGTACCTTTTTAAAATGGCTCAAGGAAATCTTTGAGAACAACCTGACCTACCTGACCAATGATAGTTTCAGCAGCCAGTTCAATGCCGATTGGGCAAACAAACTCCTGATATGTATCGATGAAGTCCTTTTCAATAAGGAAGAGCTGACCGAACGCATCAAATACCTGAGCACCACCAACATCAATAAACTGGAAGCCAAGGGCAAGGACAAGCGAGAGGTTGAGTTTTTTGGCAAGTTTATCCTGTGCAGCAATAATGAGGAAAGCTTTATAAAAATTGATGCCAATGAAACACGGTTTTGGGTAATTAAAGTGCCAACCTTAGAGGTAGAACAAACAAATTATTTAGAGAAATTAGTTGAAGAGATTCCAGCTTTCCTATACTACTTAGCAAATCGAAAATTACATTCAAAGCATTTGACCCGTATGTGGTTCACCGCACACCAGATCAAAACAAATGCCCTGGTAAAGTTGGTGCAAAACAATCGCAACCGGGTAGAAAAAGAACTGGCCAGTATTCTGATGGGAGTGATTGAGAAATTTGATTTGGAAGCTGTTGACCTTTGTCCCATGGATGCATTATTGGCACTGAACAGGACTCGGGTAAAAACGGATCTGACCCAACTACGAAGGCTGCTCAAAAATGATTGGAGGTTAAGCAACAAGGACAACTCCAATAGCTATCAGAAATTTGTGATTTGGACAGATGGCGATATCAACCTAATCGATGCCAAAGGACGCTATTTTACCGTTGAGAAATCATTTTTAACCGAAAATTTTGATGATTTGATGACAGGATGA
- the mbpA gene encoding mobilization protein MbpA, producing the protein MKADDFNFKPNDDRERTVKIPAKALSQSDSIELDMKRIVMENEIMVGRNSRCVSVDTFSFAPEGRKEKKRVFKGKSDLVKFRCTIYEKKLLNIKAARSGLTLSEYIRRSLFEQEITERFTEEHIELYKMLIKYHNNFKSIGNMFKKRNPKLMEEVHALANDIKAHLKKFQP; encoded by the coding sequence ATGAAAGCGGATGATTTTAATTTCAAACCAAATGATGATAGGGAACGGACTGTAAAGATTCCTGCCAAAGCACTGAGCCAATCGGATAGTATAGAATTGGATATGAAACGGATTGTAATGGAAAACGAAATCATGGTCGGTAGGAATTCGAGATGTGTGTCTGTGGACACATTCTCGTTTGCTCCCGAAGGTCGCAAAGAAAAAAAAAGAGTGTTTAAGGGGAAAAGTGACCTAGTTAAGTTTCGATGTACCATCTATGAAAAGAAGCTTTTGAATATCAAAGCAGCCAGAAGCGGTTTGACATTAAGTGAATACATACGGCGTAGCCTATTTGAACAGGAAATTACTGAACGTTTTACCGAGGAGCACATCGAACTTTATAAAATGCTCATCAAGTACCATAACAACTTTAAGTCCATTGGGAACATGTTCAAAAAACGGAACCCCAAGCTTATGGAAGAAGTCCATGCCTTGGCGAACGACATCAAGGCACATCTTAAAAAATTTCAACCATGA
- a CDS encoding helix-turn-helix domain-containing protein: MDTILILERLDRLEKLLIGSKEVLTFDEASDYTGISRSYLYKLTASGKIPHSKPNGKMVFFDKKKLVDWLLQHQREPRMEIKDNSQTGNLANKHA, from the coding sequence ATGGACACTATTTTAATACTGGAACGACTGGATCGTTTAGAGAAACTACTTATAGGAAGCAAAGAAGTATTGACCTTTGATGAAGCCAGTGACTATACGGGCATTTCGCGAAGTTATCTATACAAACTCACAGCTTCCGGAAAAATTCCACACTCCAAACCCAACGGTAAAATGGTCTTTTTTGATAAAAAGAAGCTTGTAGATTGGTTACTCCAACATCAGCGAGAACCAAGAATGGAAATAAAGGACAACTCCCAAACTGGTAATCTGGCGAATAAGCATGCTTAA
- a CDS encoding DEAD/DEAH box helicase, with translation MKQTAFEFQYELDINLLKPLYFKYYKNKIGAVSQLGFPKGRWKINAAHQNGETFKIGNEHFSFVANCKKLKDFYEIKSILNQVHSDYRGQLDSVKIDGIGKNNMSLRAAQKGAVYSLLSHWSISTDPATIVLPTGTGKTETMIVTTLAEKAKRTLVIVPTIDLKNQIAEKFESWGMLRELGVIPEYFQNPTVCVLKKTLNEIKQIEHLEKADVVISTPALISKAPIEILEALKPLFSHVFFDEAHHVKANSWESIKTLFNHSKIVQFTATPYRNDRRPIDGKFVYNYPLSQALTDNCFSEISLISVDEKHPQKKDEAIARAAMSRLLTDRECGYVEHCMMVRANNHIQSEELFKKYKEWFPKEKIVLIHSKIDNKREEVQKIKARQYNIIVCVDMLSEGFDFPELKIAAVHGIHKSLSVILQFIGRFTRPKKGLGKASFVVNYADEKISVELENLFQEGTGWEKVISEIADAKKEEAESLLNFLQGCKPLSGFDSHDVQLNPKLVFPALSCVCYKCEKVEWRNFSLAFNLNKYKLSQPYINEDEGIFYFTTQTIEKVKWAKVDSLKDQTWNLIVMHFDKNSNLLYIGYSEKRLDHNILVSKISDQEKPDIINGDEVFRSFDSISRLSIVHAGVFKPASHLHRYSRLSGSDVTTELKRWKEGNKVKKSDFVGVGFRNGHPESIGASVKGKIWSPARIGNVMEWKKWCLKIGALVTDRTIDSNQLLVDSADKTELKVYDDSTIILATDWSEELYEKIHRIEIKKKGSVSSFLISECTLNNSSLEKEKANFSVTMPEGEVILFSITLGGENGFNIIGLDNSKYYVEGLKAEGIPLKEFFERNPPTMFLLNGDTIAGCILTEYKDSFIVAIPSERIENLSWEKVDYTVESMYKNGSKRDNSIQEYMMKILVERGARIVFNDDNSGEKADIIAIFMDLDIVRFELIHCKYSKEKAGARKSDLYEVCGQAIISLRYKWKPEELLKHMERRNGDGVLKGKRFYLGNKEDLDVVKKALKYSDVKFEFAIAQPGVETPLLTLDMKNFLGSIFSTVIEMTETELKCYFNK, from the coding sequence ATGAAACAGACTGCTTTTGAATTTCAATACGAACTCGATATTAATTTATTGAAACCTCTTTACTTTAAGTATTACAAAAATAAAATTGGTGCAGTTTCTCAATTGGGCTTTCCTAAAGGTCGCTGGAAAATAAATGCAGCCCATCAAAATGGAGAAACCTTTAAAATTGGTAATGAGCATTTTTCATTTGTAGCAAATTGTAAAAAATTAAAAGATTTTTATGAGATAAAAAGTATCCTAAACCAAGTTCATTCTGATTATAGGGGTCAGCTTGATAGTGTGAAAATAGATGGCATCGGAAAAAATAATATGTCTTTGAGAGCAGCTCAAAAAGGAGCCGTTTATTCATTGTTATCCCATTGGTCAATTTCGACTGATCCTGCTACAATTGTGTTGCCAACAGGTACGGGAAAGACTGAAACAATGATAGTAACAACTTTAGCCGAAAAGGCTAAACGGACATTGGTAATAGTTCCAACTATTGATTTAAAGAATCAAATTGCTGAAAAATTTGAGTCGTGGGGAATGTTGAGAGAGTTGGGCGTGATACCTGAATATTTTCAAAATCCTACAGTGTGTGTACTTAAAAAGACCCTAAATGAAATAAAACAAATTGAACACCTTGAGAAAGCTGATGTTGTAATTTCAACGCCTGCATTAATTTCTAAAGCACCTATTGAAATTTTAGAAGCATTAAAACCTTTATTTTCTCATGTATTTTTTGATGAGGCTCATCATGTCAAGGCAAATTCATGGGAAAGTATCAAGACTCTTTTTAATCATTCCAAGATAGTGCAATTTACCGCTACCCCTTATAGGAATGACCGTAGGCCTATTGATGGAAAATTTGTTTATAATTACCCATTGTCTCAAGCATTAACAGATAATTGTTTTTCAGAAATTTCATTAATATCTGTTGATGAGAAACATCCACAAAAGAAAGATGAAGCCATTGCGCGTGCTGCAATGAGTCGACTTTTGACTGATAGGGAATGTGGTTATGTTGAACACTGTATGATGGTTAGGGCCAATAATCATATACAATCAGAAGAATTGTTTAAAAAATATAAAGAATGGTTTCCAAAGGAAAAGATAGTTTTAATACACAGTAAAATTGATAATAAAAGAGAAGAAGTACAAAAGATAAAAGCCAGGCAATATAATATTATTGTCTGTGTGGATATGTTGAGTGAGGGCTTTGATTTTCCAGAATTAAAAATTGCAGCTGTACATGGTATACATAAGTCACTATCTGTTATTCTACAATTCATAGGTAGGTTCACAAGACCGAAAAAGGGATTAGGCAAGGCTTCTTTCGTAGTTAATTATGCTGATGAAAAAATATCCGTAGAGCTTGAAAATTTATTTCAGGAAGGTACAGGCTGGGAAAAGGTAATTAGCGAAATAGCTGATGCAAAGAAAGAAGAAGCAGAATCTTTATTAAATTTTCTACAGGGTTGTAAACCTTTGTCTGGCTTTGACTCCCATGATGTTCAATTAAATCCAAAGTTGGTTTTTCCTGCATTGAGTTGCGTATGTTATAAGTGCGAAAAGGTCGAATGGAGAAATTTTTCATTGGCATTTAATTTAAATAAATACAAACTTTCTCAACCTTACATAAACGAAGATGAAGGCATTTTTTACTTTACCACCCAGACAATAGAAAAGGTAAAATGGGCCAAAGTAGATTCGCTTAAAGACCAAACTTGGAATTTGATTGTTATGCATTTTGACAAAAATTCAAATTTACTCTATATAGGATATTCTGAAAAAAGATTAGACCATAATATTTTAGTCTCTAAAATATCTGACCAAGAAAAGCCAGACATAATCAATGGTGATGAGGTATTTAGATCATTTGATTCTATTAGCAGATTAAGTATTGTTCATGCAGGTGTTTTCAAACCTGCAAGTCATTTGCACAGATATTCTCGTTTGAGTGGTTCTGATGTTACTACAGAATTAAAAAGATGGAAAGAAGGGAATAAAGTGAAGAAGTCTGACTTTGTGGGTGTTGGGTTTAGAAATGGACATCCAGAAAGCATAGGTGCTTCCGTGAAAGGAAAAATATGGAGTCCAGCTCGAATTGGAAATGTGATGGAGTGGAAAAAATGGTGTTTAAAAATTGGAGCTTTAGTGACTGATAGAACAATAGATTCCAATCAATTACTAGTAGATTCTGCTGATAAAACCGAATTGAAAGTATATGATGATAGTACAATTATTTTAGCTACAGATTGGAGTGAGGAACTATACGAAAAAATACACAGGATTGAAATAAAAAAGAAAGGTTCTGTAAGTTCTTTTTTGATTTCTGAATGTACATTAAATAATAGTTCTCTTGAAAAAGAGAAAGCTAATTTTTCAGTAACAATGCCCGAAGGTGAAGTTATTCTTTTTTCAATAACATTAGGAGGTGAAAACGGTTTTAATATTATAGGTCTTGATAATAGTAAGTATTATGTAGAGGGTCTTAAAGCGGAAGGAATACCATTAAAAGAATTTTTCGAGAGAAATCCACCAACTATGTTTCTTCTTAATGGTGACACCATTGCTGGATGTATTTTAACAGAGTATAAAGACTCTTTTATTGTTGCTATTCCTTCTGAACGTATTGAAAATTTGTCTTGGGAGAAGGTTGATTACACAGTTGAATCTATGTATAAAAATGGTTCAAAACGAGATAACTCTATTCAGGAATATATGATGAAAATTCTTGTTGAACGAGGTGCTAGAATTGTTTTCAATGATGATAATTCGGGTGAGAAGGCCGATATCATAGCTATATTCATGGATTTAGATATAGTTAGATTTGAATTGATACATTGTAAATATTCCAAAGAAAAGGCTGGTGCAAGAAAATCGGACTTGTATGAAGTTTGTGGTCAAGCAATAATCTCCTTGAGGTATAAGTGGAAGCCGGAAGAACTTTTAAAGCATATGGAAAGGCGAAATGGAGACGGTGTATTAAAAGGTAAACGGTTCTATTTGGGTAACAAGGAAGATTTGGACGTGGTTAAAAAAGCTTTAAAATATTCAGACGTAAAATTTGAATTTGCTATTGCACAGCCAGGAGTGGAAACTCCTTTATTAACACTGGACATGAAAAACTTTCTGGGTTCTATTTTCTCTACTGTCATAGAAATGACAGAAACGGAACTTAAATGTTATTTTAATAAGTAG
- a CDS encoding relaxase/mobilization nuclease domain-containing protein has product MIGKGKSISHTRASMSYGWNQEKDAQIVLKEFLHGDTPAEITKEFKMVQDLNYHCTKNTLSFVISPTIEDGKHLGTKELNEITARFIKDMNLGERQAIAFVHQDKEHKHIHLYVNRIDFRGVAYNDSFIGKRSQLAAERVAERMQLTTVKQVQFEKAFNLMEIRTEIKRRHDLTMKQFQPKSFDDYVKAMETNGVKVIPTINNQNKLQGFRFEFDGHNLKGSEVHRNMSIGNIGKQMSGIQGASILKENNISIKLADKMVDLAPSLALKITKYVIKRAIDKGMGIGY; this is encoded by the coding sequence ATGATAGGAAAAGGAAAAAGTATATCACATACCCGGGCTTCCATGTCCTACGGATGGAACCAGGAAAAGGATGCCCAGATCGTACTGAAGGAATTCCTGCATGGGGATACGCCTGCAGAGATCACCAAGGAGTTCAAAATGGTCCAGGACCTGAACTACCATTGTACCAAGAATACCCTCTCCTTTGTCATCAGTCCGACCATTGAAGATGGCAAACACTTGGGAACAAAGGAACTCAATGAAATCACGGCACGTTTTATAAAGGACATGAACCTGGGCGAACGTCAGGCCATCGCTTTTGTACATCAGGATAAGGAGCATAAGCATATCCATTTATATGTCAACCGTATTGATTTTAGGGGTGTTGCCTATAACGATAGTTTTATAGGGAAGCGCAGCCAATTGGCCGCTGAAAGGGTGGCTGAACGTATGCAGCTGACCACGGTCAAACAGGTGCAATTTGAAAAAGCTTTCAATTTGATGGAAATCCGTACTGAAATCAAACGAAGGCATGACCTGACCATGAAACAGTTCCAGCCCAAATCCTTTGATGATTATGTCAAGGCGATGGAGACCAATGGGGTAAAAGTTATTCCAACCATAAACAACCAAAATAAGCTTCAGGGCTTTCGGTTTGAGTTTGATGGGCATAACCTGAAGGGAAGCGAGGTACACCGCAATATGTCCATTGGAAATATCGGAAAACAGATGTCCGGGATTCAGGGCGCAAGTATTTTAAAGGAAAACAATATAAGTATTAAACTTGCAGACAAGATGGTTGACTTGGCACCAAGCTTGGCACTAAAAATAACCAAGTATGTTATTAAAAGAGCCATTGATAAAGGCATGGGAATCGGATATTAA